CACGCCAACATCCTCTGGGAGATGGGCGGCGCCGAGCGCGTCATCACCGGCATCCTCGAAGGCGCGAAAGGCCTCGTGAACGGCATCACCTGCGGCGCCGGCATGCCCTACCGGCTCTCGGAAATCGCCTCGAAATTCAACATCCACTACTACCCGATCGTCTCCTCCGCCCGCGCCTTCAACGCGCTCTGGCGCCGCGCCTACCACAAGGCGCAGGAACTGCTCGGCGGCGTCGTCTACGAAGACCCCTGGCTCGCCGGCGGCCATAACGGCCTGTCCAACTCCGAAGACCCGACCAGGCCCGAAAGCCCGCTGCCCCGCGTCATCGCGCTGCGCCGGCAGATGCGCGAGTTCGGCCTCGGCGAGACGCCGATCATCATGGCCGGCGGCGTCTGGTGGCTCGAGGAATGGGAGGACTGGATCGACAATCCGGATCTCGGCCCCGTCGCCTTCCAGTTCGGCACCCGCCCGCTGCTGACCAGGGAAAGCCCGATCAGCGACGTCTGGAAGCAGAAGCTCCTCACCCTCAAGCAGGGCGACGTCTTCCTCAACCGCTTCTCGCCCACCGGCTTCTATTCCAGCGCGGTGAACAACGGCTTCATCCAGGGCCTGCGCGCCCGCAACGAGCGGCAGGTCGCCTACACCACCGAGCCGGTCGGCGAGCATACCGAGGAATACGGCGTCGGCCCGCGCAAGCGCCCGGTCTGGCTCACCCCGGCCGACCTCAAGGACGTCCACGCCTGGGAGCGCGAGGGCTTCACCGAGGCGATGCGCACCCCGGATTCCACCCTCGTCTTCGAAACCCCCGAAACCGCCGAGGAAATCCGGCTCGACCAGGTGAACTGCATGGGCTGCCTCTCGCAGTGCCGCTTCTCCAACTGGTCGCAGGAAGAGCCCGATTTCTCCACCGGCAAGAAGGCCGACCCGCGCAGCTTCTGCATCCAGAAGACCCTGCAGGACATCGCCCACACCCATAACGACCCCGATTCGGTCGACCACAACCTGATGTTCAGCGGCCACAACGGCTACCGCTTCGCGACCGATCCGTTCTATTCCAACGGCTTCATCCCGACGGTGAAGCAGCTCATCGAACGGATCCTCACCGGCCGCTGACCGCGTCAGATCCTGACCGGAAGCTGACCGCGTCAGATCCTCACCGGCCGCTGACCGCGTCAGATCCTCACCGGCCGCTGACCGCGGCCGGCGCCCTCCGCGTCAGCCGATGCCGAGGGCTTCCAGCACGCGCGCGGGCGTGATCGGCAGCGCCGTGATCCGCGCGCCGCGCGGCGCGAGCGCGTCGTTCACCGCGTTCAGCACCGCCGCCGCCGCCGCCGCCGTGCCGGCCTCGCCCACGCCCTTGGCGCCGATATGGCTCTCCCGCGTCGGCGTGCAGACATGGCCGATCACGATGTCCGGCATCTCGGCCGCCATCGGCACCAGATAATCCGCCATCGTCGCGTTCAGCATCTGCCCCTCGGAATCGTAGCGGCATTCCTCGAACAGCGCCGCCCCCAGCCCCTGCACCACGCCGCCGCGAATCTGCTCGTCCACCAGCAGCGGGTTGATGATCGTCCCGCAATCCTCGACCACGAAATGCTTCAGCAGCCGCACGAAACCGGTCTCGGCGTCCACCTCCACCACCGCCGCCTGCACCCCGTTGGTGAAGGCGAAGGGATACTCCCGCGGCACGTAATGCCGGCTCGCGACCAGCGCCGGCTCCACCCCCTGCGGCAACGTGTCGGGCCGGAAATGGGCGATGCGCGCCAGCTCGGCGAGGCTCATCCGCTCGGCCCCGCCCGCCGCATCGACGATCACGCCATCCCTGATATCGAGCGCCTCCGGTGCCGCCTGCAGGATGCTCGCCGCCAGCGCCAGCACGTTCTCCCGCAGCGCCGATGCCGCGCGGAACGCCGCCTCGCCGCCCACCCCCGCCCCGCGCGAGGCCCAGGTGCCGCCGCCATAGGGTGTGGCGTCGGTATCGCCGAGCTTCACCAGCACCCGCGCCGGGTCCACCCCCATCGCCGCGGCCGTCACCTGGGCGAGGATCGTCGTCGTCCCCTGCCCCTGCTCGGTGGCGCCGGCATGCAGCACCACGTCGCCGGCCGCATCGAGCCGCGCCGTCGCCCCGTCCTGCGCGGCGATCCGCGCCCCGCCGACGCCGTAGAACGCCGCCCCCGGATTGGTGATCTCGATGAAACTCGCAATCCCGATGCCCCGCCACACCCCGCGCGCCCGCAGCCCGGCCTGCTCCGCCCGCAGCGCGTCGTAGTCCATCAGCCGGACCAGCTCGTCGAGACAGGCATGGTGCGACAGCGCCTCGAACTTCATCCCCGCCGGCGAGGCGCAGGGATAGGCGTCGTCGGCGATCAGGTTGCGCCGCCGCATCTCGACCGGGTCGATCCCCCGCCGCCGCGCCGCCTCGTCCACCAGCGCCTCCGTCACCGCGGTCGCGATCGGATGCCCCACCGCGCGATATTGCGACATCATCGCCTTGGTCTGGAACACCACCCGCGCCCGCGCCGCGTAATGCGCGAAATCATACGGCCCGCCGACCAGATTGATCACCTGGTTCGCCTCCACCGCCGAGGTGCGCGGATAGGCCGAATACGGCCCCACCCCGGTCAGATCGTCCACCGCGAAGCCCTCGATCCGCCCGTCTTCCGCCACCCCGATCCGCGCCGACACCCGGTGCCCGCGCGCATGGATATCGCCGGTGAAACTCTCCAGCCGGTCGGCCACGAACCGCACCGGCCGGCGCAGGATGCGGCTCGCCGCCACCGCCGCCATCTCGTCGGGATAGACATGGATCTTGATCCCGAACGACCCGCCCACATCCGGCCCGATCACACGGATTTGCCGCTCGGCGAGGCCGAGCAATGTGGCCAGCACGGTCTGGAACATGTGCGGCACCTGGGTGCCGAGATGCACGGTCAGCCGCTGCTCGCCCTCGTTCCAGTCCGCCACCAGCGCCCGCGGCTCCAGCGTCACCCCGGTATGCCGGGCGAAATCGAACTCCAGCGCCACGCGCTCCGCCGCCGCGTCGATCGCCGCCGCCCCGCCGCCCGCCTCGATCGTCCGCGCGAACGCGAGATTATCCCCGAGTTCGGGATGGATCGCCGCCGCCCCCGGCGCGAGCGCCGCCAGCGGATCGACCACCGGCGCGAGCGGCTCATACTCCACGAGAATCCGCTCCGCCGCATCCTCCGCCTCGGCCCGGCTCGCCGCCACCACCATCGCCACCGGCTCGCCCTGGAACCGCACCCGGCCTCGCGCCAGCGGATATTGCGGCGCCGATTTCAACCCCTTGAGATGCGTCAGCACGCCGACCCACGGCGCGCACCGCCCCTCCAGCGCCGCCGCGTCGAACACGCCGACCACCCCCGGCATCTCCCGCGCCGGCGCCAGGTCGATCGCCCCGATCTCCGCATGCGCATAGGGCGATCGCAGGAACGCCGCATGCACCATGCGCGGCAGCGCGATATCGCTGGCGAACAGCCCGCGCCCCTGGGTCAGCCGCCGCGCATCCGGCCGCGCCATCGCCCGCCCGATCGGCCGGTCGGCGCCGTTCATGCCGCCCTCCGCGCCCGCGCCGTCGCCTCGACCGCGTCGATGATCGCCTCATACCCGGTGCAGCGGCAGTAATTGCCCGAAAGATGCGCGCGGATCGCCGCGCGGTCGGTCGGGTCGGGCGCATGGGCGAGGAAATCCGCCGCCGCCAGCATCATCCCCGGCGTGCAATAGCCGCATTGCAGCGCGTTGCGGCGCCAGAACGCCTCCTGCAAATCCGCCAGCTCGCCCGAATCCGACACCCCCTCGATGGTCTCGACCACGCATCCCGCCGCCTGCACCGCGAGGACGAGGCAGCCGCGCACGATCGCCCCGTCCAGCCGCACCGTGCAGGCGCCGCACACGCCATGCTCGCAGCCGAGATGCGTGCCGGTCAGGCCGAGCCGCTCGCGCAGGAAATCCGCCAGATGCAGCCGGGCCGGCACCTCGGCCTCGACGCGCTCGCCATTCACGATCAGGGAAATCGCCGTCATGGAGCCAGACATTCCTTCATCACCCGCCGCAGCAGCACCCGCGCCAGGTGCAGCCGCACCGGCGCCGAAATCTCCGGGTCCGCATGCGGCGGCAAATCCTCCGCGAGCGCCGCGCACGCCGCCTCGATCCCCGCCGCCCCGTCCGCGAGTGCGCGCTCCGCCGCCGGCGCGCGCAGCGCCGCATGGCCGACCGCGAAGAACCCGAGCCGCACCGCATCCCCCTCCGCCGCGGCGGCAAGCCCGACCAGCGCGTAATCCCCATGCCGCCGCGCCAGCTCCGCGAAGCCATACCGCCGCCCCGGCACCAGCGGAATCTCCACCGCGGTCAGAATCTCCCCCGGTTCCAGCGCGGTTTCGAACAGGCCGGTGAAAAAATCCGCCGCCGCGATCCGCCGCGCGCCCGCCTGCCCCTCGGCGATGATCGTCGCATCGAGCGCCAGCATGCAGGCCGGCAGTTCCGCCGCCGGATCGGCGTTGGCGAGGCTGCCGCCGATCGTCCCCCGCGAGCGGATCGCCGGATGCGCGACATGGGCGAGCGCGGTCGCGATCAGCGGCGCATGGGCGGCGATCTCGGGTGCTTCGAGCAGCATCGCATGGGTGCAGCCGGCGCCGATCCGCAGCATCGTCGCGGTGACGTCGATGCGCCGCAGGTCCGCGATCCGGCCGATATCGACCAGCAGGCCCGGCGCCGACAGCCGGAAGTTCAGCGCCGGCAGCAGGCTCTGCCCGCCGGCGAGGAGCTTCGCCCCCTCATGGGCGGCGAGCAGCCCGACCGCCTCGGCGACCGACCCGGCACGGACGTAATCGAATGGAGCAGGTTTCATGACATTCCTCGCCCGAAACCTGTCCGATCGCGGCGGGCGCGTCAATCGCCCCGCCGCCGCACCGCGCTCACCTCAGGGGCTGGCGGCCGCGGTCCTTCAGCATCCACAGCGCGACCACCGACATCGCGCAGCCGACCAGCAGATAGGCGCCGGCGGCGAGCTTCACTCCGGTCAGCCCGATCAGCGCGGTGGCGATCAGCGGCGCCGTGCCGCCGCCGATCCCGAGCCCGACATTGAACGCCAGCGAATAGCCCGACAGCCGGTATTCCGAGCGGAACTGCTCGGAGAGCATCGCCGGGGCGACGCCCATGATCGAGCCGAGCATCAGGCCCGAGACCACCTGGGCGATGGCGAAGGGCGTCAACGCCCCCTGCGCCATCGCGAAGAAGGGCAGCGCCAGAACCAGCAGCGCGCCGAAATTGCCGATCAGCCAGGAGCGGCGCAGGATCCAGTGATCGGTCAGCCAGCCGGTCAGCGGGATCAGGACCAGCACGAAAAGCTGCGTGACGGTGACGATCTCCAGCGCCAGGCTGTCGGAAATCGCGCCGAACTTGGACCCGAAGGTCGGCAGGAACACGAGGGTGAGATAATCCGCGACGCCATAGCCCCAGGTGAACAGCATCGCCAGCAGCATGATCTTCGGGCTGCGGCGGAACGCCTGGCGGATCGGCAGTTCGTCATCCTCCGCCGCCTTGTCGGGCTCATATCCGGTATCGGTCAGCCGCGAACGCACCAGATAGGCCAGCACCGCGAGCACGCCGCCGGCGAGGAACGGCACGCGCCAGGCCCAGCCCTGCACCGCATGATGGCCCGCCATCAGCGTGGTCAGCGCGGCGAAGCCGGCGGCGAGCAGATAGCCCCCGGTCGAGCCGAAATTCGCGAAACTGCCGGCGAAGCCCCGCCGGTTGGCCGGCGCGGTTTCCACGAGATACGACACCGAGCCGGTGAACTCCCCGCCCACCGACAGGCCCTGGAACAGCCGCACCACCAGCAGCAGCACCGGCGCCCAGAAGCCGATCTGCTGATAGGTCGGCAACAGCCCGACCGCCGTGGTCGCCAGCCCCATCATCACCACCGAGGTCACCAGCACCGTCTGCCGCCCCACCCGGTCGCCCAGATGGCCGAAGATCACCCCGCCGATCGGCCGCATCATGAACCCGATGGCGAACCCGCCATAGGCGCCGAGCAGCGAGGCGATCTTGTCGGACGAGGGGAAGAACAGGCTGGCGATCATCGGCGCGAGATAGCCGTAGAGGCCGAAATCGTACCATTCCAGCACGTTCCCGATCGTGCCGGCGCTGAGATTGCCGAGCGAGAGGGTGCGGCGTTTCCTGCGCCGCGAGGGCGCGGTGGCGGAGGAAGCCGGGTGCGGCTCAGAAGCAGGGTGCGGCATCTTGGACCTCGCTTTCGTTCTTCCCGAACGGCGGCGACGCATCGCCGCGCCCCGGTGAGGGGCGGCGCGGGGCGAACCGGTCGGGTCCTGGGTTGCGGCCGGACGGCGTCAGCGCGCCATCACGGCGCCGGTCGCCTCGTCGCGGCGCCCGGCCCGCCGCGCCCCGGCAACCGGGGCACGCGGCGGCTCATGAATCAGGCGCCCGACGGGCACCATCTGAGATTGCAGTCTCGATCCAGATATGGAGGCGGCAGCTCACGGATCAAGAAAAAATCGCAGGATTCATGTCATTCCCGGCGAACGCGCGGAAATATCCCTGTATTTTACTCGATCTTCCTCAACCGGCGCATCGCCGCCAGATCCGGCCTCGCGGCGATGCGCCTGCGTTCATTCGGGCAGATACACGCTGGCGATCAGCCCCTTGCCGCCCGGCCGGTTCGCCAGCGTGATGTCGCCGCCATGCGCGCGGATCGCGTTGCGGGCGATGGCGAGGCCGAGCCCCGAGCCGCCGGTCTCGCGGTTGCGGCTGGTCTCCAGCCGGCGGAACGGCTCGAACACCCGCTCCAGCTCGCCCGGCGGCACGCCCGGCCCGTCATCCTCGATATCGACGCGCAGCGTATGCCGCTCCGCCTGGTGCAGCGAGACCCGCGCCGACTGGCCGTATTTCACCGCGTTGCCGATCAGGTTGGCGAAGGCGCGCTTGAGCGAGAGCGGCCGGCCGCGGATGGTGATGTGATCGGGCCCCTGATAGGCGAGCCTGGCCGAAGCGGCGGGGGCGATATCGGCCGTCTCGTCGATCACGGTGCGCAGCAGGATCGCGAGGTCGACCGGCACCGAGGCCTCGGTCTGCGCCACGTCGCGCCCGAAGGCGATGGTCGAGGTCAGCATCGCCTCCAGCTCGTCGAGATCGGCGAGGATCTTCTCGCGCTGCGCGTCGTCGTCGAGGAATTCGGCGCGCAGCCGGAGCCGGGTGATCGGCGTGCGCAGGTCGTGGCCGATGGCGGTGAGCAGGAAGGTCCGGTCCTCGACGAAGCGGCGGATGCGCGCGGCCATCGTGTTGAACGCGATGGCCGCGGTGGCGATCTCGGTCGCCCCGCCCTCCGGCAGCGACGGCGCATGGGCGATGTCGCGCCCGAGCTGCTCGGCGGCGGCGGCCAGCGTGCGGACCGGCGCGGTCAGCCTGACCACCCCCCAGAAGATCAGCAGCGCGCCGAGCGCGAACATCACCAGAAAGGCGCTCGCGAAGCCGGGCTGTTCCCAGGGCGGGCGCGGCCGGAACGGGCTCTGCACCGTCAGCCAGCCGCCATCCGGCAGCTCGAAGCTCAGGATCGTGGTCGAGGGCGCGGTCGTGCCCCGCATCACCACCTGCCTCGGCTGCAGGAAATCGGGCATCGGAAAGGCGAGCAGCGAACCCTGGATGATCTGCCGGGTCGGCAGCGGCAGGGTGAAGGTGCCCGAATAGGGCGGCACCGGATCGAGACTGACCCGGTCGCCGGCGACGCCGTTCGCCTCCGCCACGATCTGCGTCCGCAGCGGCTTCGGCGCGCTCACCACCCGGCGATAGAGCGCGCCGTCGCGCGTCGCGATCGCGCGTTCGGCGACGATCCCGTTCACCTCGATCTGGTTGAGCACATGAACGCCGAGGCCGATGGCCTGGATCAGCGAAAACCCGAGCAGCAGAACGAGCCCGGTGCGCCAGGCGAGGCTGGAAGGCCAGAATTTCAACCGTGCCCAGATCCGGCCGAGGGTCATGAACGCTCGACCGGCGCCGCCAGCACATAGCCGCCGCCGCGCACCGTCTTGATGATCTGCGCGTGCCGCCCGTCATCCTCGAGCTTGCGCCGCAGCCGCGAGATCGCGACGTCGATCGCCCGGTCGAACGGCCCCGCCTGCCGCCCGCGCAGCAGGTCGAGCAGCATGTCGCGGGTCAGCACCCGGTTCGGCCGGTCGAGCAGGGCGAGCAGCAGGTCGTATTCCCCGCCGGTCAGCGGCACCTCGACCCCGTGCGGGTCGAGCAGCCGGCGCCGCGACGTCTCCAGCACCCACCCGGCGAAGCGGTAGAGCCGCGCCGAGCTTTCGCGGCCCGGGGTCTCGTTCTCGCCGACGCGGCGCAGCACCGCGCGGATCCGCGCCACCAGCTCGCGCGGGTTGAACGGCTTCGTCACATAGTCGTCGGCGCCGAGTTCGAGGCCGATGATCCGGTCCGGCTCCTCGCCCAGCGCCGTGAGCATGATGATCGGCACCTGCGATTCCCCGCGCAGCCAGCGGGCGAAATCGATCCCCGATTCGCCGGGCAGCATGAGATCGAGCACGACGAGCTGGTAATGGCCGTTGAGGTAGGCCCGCCGCGCCTCGCGCGCATCCCGCACGGCGGTGACGCGGAAGCGCTGGCGTTCGAGAAAGCGGGCGAGCAGTTCACGGATTTCGCGGTCATCGTCGACCACGAGGATGTGCGGCATGATGTCCATGGCTGTTACAATAGCCGGGATCGTTTCACTTTGGGCGCACCGTTGCATTTCCTTACGCAAAATGATCATGCCCCGGCGTCCAAGATTTTACTTGCGCCCCCGGGGTGATGGCCCTATGTCGCGCTCCACGCAGCAACGCACGTGCCTCTGCCTCCCGTCGGGGGTTACGCAACGACGTCAAGCGTTCTGGCAACAACCCGGCATTCGTGCCGGTTTCGTCTGGTCGCTGGTTCGTTCGACCGTTTCGCAACCCGCCCTGCGCCGCAAGCGCCGGGCCCATGGATCTGGGAAGGGAGTGGGTCATGACCCCCAAGCTCGCCCGTTTTCTCGATTCCGGCATGGTCTCCACGCCGGCCATCCTCGTCGATCTCGATCGCGTGGCGGCGAATTTCGCCGCCCTGCGCGCCGCCCTGCCGGATGCCGCGATCTACTACGCGGTGAAGGCCAATCCGGCCGCCCCGGTGCTCGATCGCCTGGTCGGCCTCGGCTCGCGCTTCGATGCCGCCAGCATCGAGGAAATCCGCGCCTGCCTCGCCGCCGGCGCCGCCCCCGCCGCGATCAGCTTCGGCAACACGGTCAAGAAGCGCGCCGCCATCGCCGAGGCGCATGCGCGCGGCGTCGATCTCTTCGCCTTCGATTCCGACGAGGAGCTGGACAAGCTCGCCGCGGCCGCGCCCGGCGCGAAAGTCTATTGCCGCCTCGCCGTCAGCCAGGACGGGGCGGACTGGCCGCTCTCGCGCAAGTTCGGCACCAGCGGCACCCATGCGCGCGACCTGCTGGTCCGCGCCGCCGAACGCGGCCTGATCCCCTGGGGCGTGTCCTTCCATGTCGGCAGCCAGCAGACCGGCGTCGGCGCCTGGCGCACCGCGATCGGCCAGGCCGCCGCCGTGTTCACCGACCTGCGGGCGCGCGGGATCGACCTGCGGCTGCTCAATCTCGGCGGCGGCTTCCCCACCCGCTACCGCGACGACATCCCGCCGCTCGGCGATTTCGGCGCCGCGATCATGGATGCCGTGCGCCAAGCCTTCGGCAACAACGTGCCGGACCTGCTGATCGAGCCCGGCCGCGCCATCGTCGGCGATGCCGGCGTTGCGGTGAGCGAGGTGGTGCTCGCCTGCACCCGGCACGAGGATGAGGGCCGCCGCTGGGTCTATCTCGATCTCGGCCGTTTCGGCGGCCTCGCCGAAACCGAGGGCGAGGCGATCCGCTACCGCATCACCGCCCCCGGCGTCGCCGGCGCCGACGCGCCCGCCGTGCTCGCCGGGCCGAGCTGCGATGGCGTGGATGTGATGTATCGCGAAACCCCCTGCCCGCTGCCCGCATCCCTCGCCGCCGGCGACCGCGTGCTGATCCACGATACCGGCGCCTACGTGACAAGTTACGCGAGCCAGGGGTTCAACGGTTTTCTCCCGCCGGAAGAACACTATCTCTGACGCAGTCGCGCCGCCCGGCGTCCGGGCGGCGCGTTGTTGCAACCAGCGCTCAGGGAGAGCCTCATGACCGACAAGATCACGACGACCATCGGCAGCATCGACATCAAGGCCGCCGACGGTTCGGGCGCGTTCAAGGCCTACACCGTCACCCCCTCCGTCAAGCCGACCGGCGCGGTGGTGGTGATCCAGGAAATCTTCGGCGTGAACGACGCGCTGCGCGCGACCTGCCAGGAAATCGCCGAGATGGGCTTCATCGCCATCGCGCCGGACCTGTTCTGGCGGCAGGAGCCGGGCGTCGACCTCACCGACAAGTCCGAGGCCGAGTGGAAGCGCGCCTTCGAGCTGATGAACGGCTTCGACCAGGACAAGGGGATCGAGGATCTCAAGACCACCCTCGCCACCGCCCGCGCCCTGCCGGGCTGCAACGGCAAGGTCGGCACCGTCGGCTTCTGCCTCGGCGGCCGCCTCGCGGTGATGATGGCCACACGGTCGGACGCCGACGTGAACATCTCCTATTACGGCGTCATGCTCGACAAGCTGATCCCCGAATTCGGCAACATCGGCCGCAAGCTGGTGATGCACATGGCCGAGCTCGACGAGTTCGCCCCGAAAGAGGCGCGCGACGCGGTGATGGCGGCGACGAAGGGCAACGCCCTGGTCTCCTCGCATGTCTATCCCGCCGTCCACCACGCCTTCGCCCGCGTCAACGGCGTGCATTTCGACCGCCGCGCCGCCACCATCGCCAATGGCCGCACCGCCGAGGCGCTGGTCGAGGCGCTGTCCTGACCATGCGGGGCGCGGCGCGGCCGATCCGCCGCCGCGCCCTGCTCGCCGGGCTCGCCACGAGCCCGGCCCTCGCCCACACCACCGCCCGCGCCGCCGCGCCGCCATCCCCCACCACCGCCATCGCCGCCGCGATCGACTCGATTCCCCCCGGCCCCGCCCTGCTGGCGAGCTACCCCGACGCCGAAGCCAACCGCCGCTTCCCCGCCTTCTTCCCCGCCAATGACGGCGTCGCCTATGTCTATGACAACGCCCTCGCCGGCCTCGCGCTGATCGCCGCGGGCGACGCGCCGCGCGCCGCCCGCATCGCCGACGCCCTCGTCCTCGCCCAGACCCACGACCCCGATCACCGCGATTTCCGCCTGCGCAACGCCTACCGCGCCGGGACGATGCGCCTGCTCCACGGCGCCGTCCCCCTGCCCGGCTGGTGGGACGCGGCGGGCGGCCACTGGGCCGAGGACCCGTACCAGACCGGCAGCGAAACCGGCCCGATCGCCTGGGCCATCCTGCTCTGGACCGCACTCGCCCGCGCCAGGGTCAACGCGGCCCGCTACCGCGAGGCGGCAACACGCGCGGCGGACTGGATCGTCACCCAATGCCGCGCCCCGCGCGGCTTCACCGGCGGCGTGTTCGGCTTCCCGCCGCATCCGCAGCGCCTGCGCTGGACCAGCACGGAACAAAACACCGATCTCGCGGTGGCCTTCGCCCGGCTCGGCCGGCGGGCGGAGGCCGCCCACGCCGCGCGCTTCGTCCGCGCCATGCGCGATCCCGCCACCGGCCTGTTCGCCGCCGGCCTGCTGCCCGGCGGCGCCCCCAACCGCCTCGTCGCCGCGGACGCCAATCTCTGGCCGGTCCTCGCCGGCCTGGGCCCGCCCGCCGGAATCGCCGCCTGCCTCGGCGCGCTCGGCCAGCCGCGCGGCGCCCCGGCCGGAATCGGCTTCAGCGCCGCCAGCCAGGGACTCTGGACCGAGGGCACCGGCTTCGCGCTGCTCGCCCTGCGCCGCGCCGGCGGCCACCAGACAACGGCCGCCCGCTTCGCCGCCACGCTGCGCGCCGCGCGCACCCGCTCCGGATTCCTCCGGGCGACGGGCGGCGCCGTGCTGTCCACCGGCCTCGCGGTCGGGCCGGGCCGCGGCGCGAAGCCGTTCCTGTATTATCCCGTCCCCGCCCTCGCCCCCACGGCCTGGGCCGCGCTCGCCGATTCCGGCCACGACCCGCTGATCAGCTAACCGTTTCTCAGCCGTTCTTGCGCTCGACCGGTTTTTGCAGTTCTGTCGCCGTGCATTCGCCGTCCATTTTCGATCCGTCATTTCAGCCGCGAGACCATTTCAGGTGCCCCAGCCCGCCCATCTCCTATTGCGCCTCCCCGCCGAGCAACGACCCGCCTGGGCGCTCTTCGATCCGGTCTGGTACGCCCTCCGCCATCCGGACATCGCCGCCGGGCGCGACGAGGCCGCCCTGCTCGAATACTACCTCGCCGTCGGCGGCCGGCTGGGGCACAGCCCGAGCCCGCTCTTCGACGAAGGCTTCTACCGCGCCAGCAACCCCGACATCGCGGCGCTGGTCGCCGAGGGCGGCTACGCCTCGGGCTTCGATCATTTCTGCCAGTACGGCCATCGCGGCCTCTCGCCGCACTGGCTGTTCGACGACACGCTCTACGGCGACCTGCACGCCGACATGTCGCTCGAGAATCTCGACCGCCACCGCTGCTTCGGCCGCTACGACCACTGGCTGAAATCCGGCCAGCGCGAGCAGCGGATCTGCCACTTCCTGTTCGACAGCGCGTTCTACCGCCGCGAGGTCGAGGCGGCGGGAGAGGGCGCGGCGCGGCTCGAGTCCATGGGCCCCTTCGTCCACTATCTCTACGCGCTCTGGGACGACACGCCCGAACGCGCCACCTCGCCCTATTTCGACCCCGCCTGGTACGCCGCGATGCACGAATCCGCGCGCGACGACATCGCCGAGGGCCGCGCCCGCAACGCGCTGCACCACTACGTCACGCGCGGCGAGGCCGCCGGCTTCGACCCGGTGCCGGAATTCTCCGAGCGCTACCATCTCGACACCTATGACGACATCGCCGCCGCCGTCGAGGCCGGCGTGTTCCGCAGCGGCTACCATCATTTCGTCCGCTACGGCACGCTCGAACTACGCCGCCCCCGCGCCGACATCGACCTGATCTACTACCGCGACACCAACCCCCGCGTCCGCAACGATCTCGCCGCCGGCGCGGTGCGCGACGCCTTCGCCCATCTGCGCACGATCGGCCTGCGCGAGGGGCTCGACCACTGCCCGCCCGAGCGCGTGCCGGACCTGCCCGAACGCGCCGCCCGCCAGCTCTTCGAACTGCGCGCGCGCAACCAGTCCGCCCTGTTCGCCCGCCTGCGGGTCGACTTCGCCCCGTCCGCCCCGCCCACGCTCTCGGTCATCATGGTGCTGCACGAGAAATTCGAGCTGACCATGCAGGCGCTCGCCTCCCTGCGCGCCAACTTCCCCGGCGATCTCGACCTCATCCTGATCGACAACGGCTCGACCGACGCCACCGCCCGGATCGAGACCTATGTCCGCGGCGCGACCATCCTCCGCGAGCCCGGCAATCCCGGCTTCCTGCTCGCCTGCAACCGCGGCCTGCGCGAGGTCCGCGCCCCGGCGGTGCTTTACCTCAACAACGATGTCGAACTCGGCTTCGGCGCCATCGCCGCCGCCCTGCGCCGCCTCGCCTCGGCACCCGATATCGGCGCCGTCGGCGGCAAGGTCATACGCACCCATGGCCGCCTGCAGGAAGCCGGCTCCATCGTCTGGGCCGACGGCTCGACCCAGGGCTACCTGCGCGACGCCTCGCCGCTGGCCCCCGAGGCGAATTTCGTCCGCGACGTCGATTTCTGCTCCGGCGTCTTCCTGCT
This genomic interval from Acidiphilium multivorum AIU301 contains the following:
- a CDS encoding glycosyltransferase — protein: MPQPAHLLLRLPAEQRPAWALFDPVWYALRHPDIAAGRDEAALLEYYLAVGGRLGHSPSPLFDEGFYRASNPDIAALVAEGGYASGFDHFCQYGHRGLSPHWLFDDTLYGDLHADMSLENLDRHRCFGRYDHWLKSGQREQRICHFLFDSAFYRREVEAAGEGAARLESMGPFVHYLYALWDDTPERATSPYFDPAWYAAMHESARDDIAEGRARNALHHYVTRGEAAGFDPVPEFSERYHLDTYDDIAAAVEAGVFRSGYHHFVRYGTLELRRPRADIDLIYYRDTNPRVRNDLAAGAVRDAFAHLRTIGLREGLDHCPPERVPDLPERAARQLFELRARNQSALFARLRVDFAPSAPPTLSVIMVLHEKFELTMQALASLRANFPGDLDLILIDNGSTDATARIETYVRGATILREPGNPGFLLACNRGLREVRAPAVLYLNNDVELGFGAIAAALRRLASAPDIGAVGGKVIRTHGRLQEAGSIVWADGSTQGYLRDASPLAPEANFVRDVDFCSGVFLLCRTDLVRRLGGFDEAFRPAYYEEVDLCVRMIEAGFRVVYDPDVTIHHLEYGSSSNAEAAMQQMRRNRRVFVRKHKAFLHFQQAPAPGGEIRARARNGAGRRLLFLEDTVPLRRLGSGFVRANDVVHAIADAGWQVSVLPVNGARHDLMSQFGDLPETAEVLHDRSIMTLPALLAERPGFYDAVWISRTHNLMRTAPIFEAAGIDPATTPFVVDTEAVAATREAEAAALRGEAAFDLAAAVAAEMRPAMVCRHVTAVNEAEAALLRAAGLPGVAVLGTIRAPDPTPRPFAARAGLLFVASIHREDSPNLDSLRWYRDEILPALRRIMDEPPTLSFVGYTAPDLDLAEFQGIPGIELRGTVAELRPAYDEHRLFIAPTRFAAGTPYKVYETASFGLPCVATKLLCRQLGWTPGKDIATPATADAAAFAAEIASLYRDETRWTALRDSALRRLAAENGRAPFEATVRRILDAISA